A window from Culex pipiens pallens isolate TS chromosome 3, TS_CPP_V2, whole genome shotgun sequence encodes these proteins:
- the LOC120421896 gene encoding titin homolog isoform X2, which produces MAPNIKHRVFRLFGIRNVSLRSAGEVESTVLEQQMLGVATPTQAAKVQSAAATEQLLKSEKEPSAPADKPTKQLSTESEEIVEEEEVEEEEVEEEVEEEEEEEEEEEEESEEEVKEVEKTQVVKEEPAPVVEQGPAESPKVEETEPLVEETKSSAATEDADATAAAVADQSAKETESKDEPSQAPSLELTETTAEGASVVQENSQHHHDHGDKPSVPPQTYLWEEVKKSKEQVSEGGYPWTHLYKNPLGPDDEPEIIMRYSHSPVSRRRKVEEQLIEGAEKKAKTENGCDAPGSEETNGRTETDATAVASTSNGHSDSPRRSRARAASHEPHGFKSEFKAHAKHFLDEHPSIRSFSNSLTRKGKSTRAFVSRSLERAKSMADKQIDKAKVQVSTLRRRKAASEPPRDLPEHKILNLRESPRLCGSRDIPAYVVRQPSDDAMDVTDTEEELPFTEESTVEASTVVPDEIIEIPSQPSMESAEEEMVREEAQKMVGETLEKASEEAVKIVEETVEKVLEDAAKVVESTQEVEKLPEEVPKVEKMEVEVESTQVVEAPKVDKMEVEEERYEIIEPPKEPEVKAQPPPKAPRKKKEHHYEDIDDYVPPKEQAAASTTSEAKLVRQHEIDGFDPIIGEMLGNDKIKISLQLQDQQIANDMLSKKKRLDEILQHSSEDEKEKDKIPSLGLLAPISSIDSTSSDEEARRTHLSTLAEESDTGSIDNSTQVTKKPEQPKKPVGDLSKVEEDHKEEELTPAEENLLAQQATADKQLELTPAEERMLAEAEQKPLNTDASPVVETKAVIDERWSKMSDHEYEPIGEPVDSKPSGASSLAPPTDAQQRKLSSASLRVPGDDADTLSMNELQKDIEDRYFNRAAEEETLEEATAEPSADATQEKTSKMKAVMSRAQESGKKAMARAQESSKNAMSKAQEGGKSLQQKLRKQTDKFKTKMSNINIKKDKDGAPLASPEVVTTPELEKFDFTLAEPKPDQEENIQPEVTVTVEDTNEIEQEEAAAEAGASKKKFKAPEFSKLKNIHMPKLQKPEFKRPEFTKITKPKMPNMSKFKRPEMPKFLTEKPDFSKLKMPEKIGTIKLQRSKSMKEPSDVASAASPSDASVVGDDAAKKKVNYTDFSTFPRLLDKFKRQKSAPGNASVRASTPPPLEFTKAGKTTRPKGKTFISRWAEKSSEGAGSTSLFFTGSELGERESSVEKRMRQRLDRADFDTPELPITAEQKQLEEYDKENREIHLVSAARHDEFMKRKPPMERQESDLASEEEKQFWASSLGQKIRQNIDMNSNDFDFLDEDERLRVARENEAMGLSARDRARFLGEPIEQAEDYELRSTTPYSNKECQSSTGSSGIRRRKGVLEEIDDDEFFLRQKGISKDNIQMGEYISSAIKEGLGTPVNALAEMGRYDSYDQDMDASERMSMEYRGEMSFNDEFRRNADMFKTFPPDRPNRKHKKSYNEEQYEDDGQKVPYDSYQQEEEDLEFYGRDRKYASEEPRQLAAEDERYMDEESLGNGFSRTGAAVPPTPPRRRKKRFRDVTPSELEPFANGLTSKPIYNSYTLGPETHLFNAEVPLAREESFTTPLPTPRRSRSRSQISKAFDDDRTSRGAESYIFGAVDSAMVKRSMDLSESNGYATVRKDPPPRPPAPIRRRRSTHSLGDQRQFSTLPNFHSVSPQRPSRNYSTINPNRPPRMKSNTNLDQESMRSASVSKNDFTEYEDIEQLEEQARMHQSLDTGAVVSKMKDRPLPPPPRPPRDHKKPKPKPDHDDRHDFDGGAEKIVATKPFERVEEVEIAIQTDPLPEDYELDIEVEETLGYAEEEAPAKTLREILKEEQQAEQARARQLAEATSLMRDIQKFRDSTSSLSQHGSRPETPAAAASILERRVSVPTASSMRNDVRPLSNENLSEQDLAHAEDDKYIAELVKKYVSEEKVVPTESAKRQQRAAPASQEIDAEKLREIEAMIVNERVEREEFRVVQSEPAAPPRRRSLVASSQDLSRSVEISPNVIEEIVERLRTNEQQHIAELQQLQQQQMEEMKRQQEEQQRLHDQKLEEQQKQLMEQQNQQLQETQQLKEQIQQQQEQQKELLLQLQQQEKEREYAREQAQQRAKELEQQRMLELQHQQLILQQQEKEREHARELEQQLAKELEQQRIRETQRIHELEMQRAREAELLRAKEAELLRAKEAELLRAKEAEMLRAMEAEMLRAREADLLRAREVELLKAKPVEPKEEGEAAPPAESTTVTVSEAQEPSNAASEEPKEAQPPARPPPPRISPQPPMTPTQQFPYQEYMPYSLSPQPTPFFSGRNYSDDEGAGLPQAPHRRRRQHRSRRESTSEEEFQRDQRKQRHGTRSPEPTIPALGGQLIRACGNSIRETGDELMTILRASSKDENKRDLHIALIILIVIVAGLMALGMSAERDVHHHHWDYFNPPGNGRA; this is translated from the exons ATGGCTCCCAATATCAAGCATCGAGTGTTTCGTTTGTTTGGAATACGAAATG TGTCCCTACGAAGCGCCGGCGAGGTGGAATCCACCGTGCTCGAGCAGCAAATGCTCGGCGTGGCCACGCCAACCCAAGCGGCCAAGGTCCAGTCGGCGGCAGCGACGGAACAACTGCTAAAGTCGGAAAAGGAGCCATCCGCCCCCGCAGACAAGCCCACAAAGCAACTCTCGACCGAGTCGGAGGAGATCGTGGAGGAGGAAGAGGTCGAGGAAGAGGAGGTTGAGGAGGAAGTTGAAGAAGAGGAAGAGgaagaagaggaggaggaggaagagtcTGAGGAAGAGGTAAAAGAAGTAGAGAAAACGCAGGTGGTGAAGGAGGAACCCGCTCCAGTCGTAGAGCAGGGACCTGCTGAAAGCCCTAAAGTGGAGGAAACGGAACCACTTGTTGAAGAGACAAAGTCTTCAGCGGCAACCGAAGATGCTGACGCAACAGCTGCTGCTGTCGCAGATCAAAGCGCCAAAGAAACAGAGTCAAAAGACGAACCATCCCAAGCCCCGAGCCTTGAACTGACTGAAACTACTGCAGAAGGAGCTTCCGTCGTTCAGGAGAATTCACAACATCATCATGATCATGGGGACAAACCCTCTGTTCCACCACAAACCTACCTATGGGAGGAGGTTAAAAAATCCAAGGAACAGGTAAGTGAA GGCGGCTATCCGTGGACCCACCTGTACAAGAATCCCCTGGGACCAGACGACGAACCGGAAATCATCATGCGATACTCTCACTCTCCGGTGAGTCGACGTCGCAAGGTCGAAGAGCAGCTCATCGAGGGAGCAGAGAAGAAAGCGAAAACCGAAAATGGTTGTGATGCTCCCGGCTCTGAGGAGACCAATGGAAGGACCGAAACTGACGCGACAGCTGTGGCAAGCACCAGCAACGGGCATTCAGACTCTCCAAGAAGGAGTAGAGCCCGGGCAGCTTCCCACGAACCACACGGGTTCAAGTCGGAGTTTAAGGCGCACGCCAAGCACTTTTTGGATGAACATCCCAGCATCCGAAGCTTCAGCAACAGCCTAACCAGGAAGGGCAAGAGTACCAGAGCATTCGTCAGTCGATCACTGGAGCGTGCAAAGTCCATGGCTGACAAGCAAATCGATAAGGCTAAGGTCCAGGTGAGCACGCTTAGAAGGAGGAAAGCGGCGTCCGAACCACCGAGGGATTTACCAGAGCACAAGATCCTGAACCTTCGGGAATCACCCAGACTTTGCGGAAGTCGCGATATCCCCGCCTACGTGGTAAGACAGCCAAGTGACGATGCCATGGACGTTACGGACACCGAAGAAGAGCTGCCCTTCACGGAAGAATCAACGGTGGAAGCTTCCACAGTGGTTCCGGATGAAATCATTGAGATACCTTCACAGCCATCGATGGAATCTGCTGAAGAAGAGATGGTTCGCGAGGAAGCACAGAAAATGGTCGGAGAAACCCTAGAGAAAGCATCAGAAGAAGCTGTAAAGATTGTTGAAGAAACCGTTGAGAAGGTTTTGGAAGATGCTGCAAAGGTAGTTGAATCCACTCAGGAGGTAGAGAAGCTCCCGGAAGAAGTCCCAAAAGTGGAAAAAATGGAGGTCGAAGTTGAATCCACTCAAGTGGTAGAAGCCCCAAAGGTGGATAAAATGGAGGTCGAGGAAGAACGATACGAGATCATAGAGCCACCCAAAGAACCAGAAGTAAAGGCTCAACCTCCGCCGAAGGCTCCTCGCAAGAAGAAGGAACATCACTACGAGGACATCGACGATTACGTGCCTCCAAAGGAGCAAGCTGCTGCCAGTACCACGTCGGAAGCTAAGCTCGTCCGACAGCACGAGATCGACGGGTTTGATCCGATCATCGGAGAGATGCTTGGCAACGACAAGATCAAAATATCTCTCCAGCTGCAGGATCAGCAAATTGCCAACGACATGCTCAGCAAGAAGAAGCGACTCGATGAGATCCTTCAGCATTCATCCGAGGACGAAAAGGAAAAGGATAAAATCCCAAGCCTTGGTCTCCTAGCGCCCATTTCCTCGATCGATTCGACGTCCTCCGACGAGGAAGCTCGACGAACGCATCTGTCCACCCTGGCGGAAGAAAGTGACACGGGAAGCATCGACAACAGTACCCAGGTTACCAAGAAGCCGGAACAACCCAAGAAGCCTGTCGGCGATTTGTCCAAGGTCGAGGAGGATCACAAAGAGGAGGAGCTAACCCCGGCGGAAGAGAACCTGCTGGCACAACAAGCTACTGCTGACAAGCAACTCGAACTGACCCCGGCAGAGGAGCGCATGTTGGCCGAAGCGGAACAGAAGCCCCTCAACACGGATGCGAGCCCAGTTGTGGAAACCAAAGCGGTCATCGACGAACGATGGTCTAAGATGAG CGACCACGAGTACGAGCCAATTGGAGAACCCGTTGACAGCAAGCCGAGCGGAGCCTCCAGCTTGGCGCCACCTACGGACGCCCAGCAGCGTAAGCTTTCGAGCGCATCGCTGCGAGTGCCGGGAGATGACGCCGACACATTGAGCATGAACGAGCTGCAGAAGGACATTGAGGATCGCTACTTTAACCGTGCCGCTGAGGAAGAAACTCTCGAGGAGGCCACTGCCGAACCGTCGGCCGACGCGACGCAGGAGAAGACGAGCAAAATGAAGGCCGTGATGTCACGTGCTCAAGAGAGTGGTAAGAAGGCGATGGCGAGGGCACAGGAGAGCAGCAAGAATGCCATGAGCAAGGCCCAGGAAGGTGGAAAGAGCTTGCAGCAGAAGCTGCGCAAGCAAACGGACAAATTCAAAACCAAAATGTCCAACATAAACATCAAGAAGGACAAGGACGGTGCCCCGCTGGCGTCACCGGAAGTTGTCACCACTCCGGAGTTGGAGAAGTTTGACTTTACGCTTGCTGAGCCAAAGCCGGATCAAGAAGAGAACATTCAACCCGAAGTCACGGTTACCGTGGAGGACACCAACGAAATTGAACAGGAAGAAGCTGCGGCGGAAGCTGGTGCGTCGAAGAAGAAGTTCAAAGCTCCGGAATTCTCCAAGCTCAAGAACATTCACATGCCGAAACTTCAAAAGCCAGAGTTTAAACGTCCAGAGTTTACCAAGATCACTAAACCGAAAATGCCGAACATGTCAAAGTTCAAGCGTCCTGAAATGCCAAAGTTCCTGACGGAAAAGCCCGACTTTTCCAAGCTCAAGATGCCGGAGAAAATCGGCACAATCAAACTGCAGCGTAGCAAGTCGATGAAGGAACCATCGGATGTAGCTAGTGCTGCCTCGCCATCCGACGCGTCAGTTGTCGGTGACGATGCCGCAAAGAAGAAGGTCAACTATACTGACTTTAGCACGTTCCCACGGCTGCTGGACAAATTCAAGCGCCAGAAGTCCGCTCCGGGTAACGCAAGTGTCCGTGCATCAACGCCACCACCGCTGGAGTTCACCAAAGCAGGCAAGACGACCCGTCCCAAGGGCAAAACGTTCATTTCACGATGGGCCGAGAAGTCATCGGAAGGTGCCGGAAGCACAAGTCTCTTCTTCACCGGTAGCGAACTGGGCGAGCGAGAGTCCTCGGTTGAGAAGCGCATGCGTCAACGGCTAGATCGGGCTGACTTTGATACTCCCGAGCTGCCCATCACTGCCGAACAGAAGCAGCTGGAGGAGTACGACAAGGAGAATCGAGAGATTCACCTCGTGTCCGCGGCCAGACACGACGAGTTCATGAAGCGGAAACCGCCGATGGAACGGCAAGAGTCCGACCTGGCCTCTGAAGAGGAGAAGCAGTTCTGGGCGAGTTCGCTGGGCCAGAAAATCAGACAGAATATCGACATGAACAGCAACGACTTTGACTTTCTCGATGAAGACGAGCGGCTGCGCGTTGCTCGCGAAAATGAAGCCATGGGGCTGAGTGCACGTGATCGTGCTAGATTCTTGGGAGAGCCTATCGAACAGGCAGAAGATTACGAGCTGCGATCTACGACTCCGTACTCGAACAAGGAGTGCCAATCATCGACCGGAAGTTCCGGAATCCGCAGACGCAAGGGTGTTCTGGAGGAAATCGACGACGATGAATTCTTCCTGCGCCAAAAGGGAATATCCAAGGACAACATCCAAATGGGAGAGTACATCAGTTCCGCCATTAAGGAAGGACTGGGAACTCCGGTCAATGCTCTGGCAGAAATGGGACGCTACGACTCGTACGACCAGGACATGGATGCCAGCGAGCGAATGAGCATGGAATATCGTGGTGAGATGAGCTTCAACGATGAGTTCCGTCGGAATGCCGACATGTTCAAGACGTTCCCGCCGGATCGTCCCAACAGGAAGCACAAGAAGTCCTACAACGAGGAACAGTACGAGGATGATGGACAGAAGGTACCGTACGACTCGTACCAACAGGAAGAGGAAGATCTGGAGTTTTACGGACGCGATCGTAAGTATGCTAGCGAGGAGCCAAGACAGCTGGCTGCTGAAGACGAGCGCTACATGGACGAGGAAAGTCTCGGCAACGGATTCTCACGCACGGGAGCGGCTGTGCCACCTACGCCACCGAGACGCCGCAAGAAGCGCTTCCGTGATGTCACCCCATCTGAACTAGAACCATTTGCCAATGGTTTGACATCCAAACCCATTTACAATAGCTATACCTTAGGACCAGAAACG CACTTGTTCAACGCCGAAGTTCCGCTGGCACGCGAGGAAAGCTTCACGACTCCGCTGCCAACTCCGCGGCGATCCCGTTCGCGATCCCAAATCTCGAAGGCGTTCGATGACGACCGCACCTCTCGGGGAGCAGAGTCCTACATCTTCGGAGCCGTAGACAGTGCCATGGTGAAACGCAGCATGGATCTGTCGGAATCCAACGG CTATGCTACCGTGCGTAAGGATCCACCGCCACGTCCACCGGCTCCGATCCGTCGTAGGCGGTCAACGCACTCTTTGGGAGATCAACGTCAGTTCAGCACACTGCCCAACTTCCATTCGGTTTCACCGCAACGTCCGTCGCGCAACTACAGCACCATCAACCCGAACCGACCACCGCGTATGAAGTCCAACACCAATCTGGACCAAGAATCGAT GAGATCAGCGAGCGTCAGCAAAAATGACTTCACCGAGTACGAAGATATCGAGCAGTTGGAGGAGCAAGCCCGAATGCACCAATCGCTGGACACGGGAGCGGTCGTGAGCAAGATGAAGGACCGTCCGCTTCCACCGCCGCCACGTCCGCCGAGGGACCACAAGAAGCCCAAGCCGAAACCGGACCACGATGACCGGCACGACTTTGATGGAGGAGCGGAGAAGATCGTCGCAACGAAACCGTTTGAAAGGGTCGAAGAGGTCGAAATCGCAATCCAAACTGACCCGCTACCGGAAGACTACGAGCTGGACATTGAGGTTGAGGAAACGCTTGGATATGCGGAGGAAGAAGCACCCGCGAAGACACTTCGGGAGATTCTCAAGGAAGAACAACAGGCAGAGCAGGCTCGTGCCCGCCAACTCGCGGAAGCCACCAGCCTGATGAGAGACATTCAAAAGTTCAGAGATTCTACATCATCGCTCTCGCAGCATGGTAGTCGACCAGAAACTCCAGCAGCTGCCGCCAGCATCTTGGAACGCCGTGTCTCGGTCCCTACCGCATCCAGCATGCGCAACGACGTTCGTCCTCTCAGCAACGAGAACCTCTCCGAGCAGGACCTGGCGCACGCCGAAGACGACAAGTACATTGCGGAGCTGGTGAAGAAGTACGTATCGGAAGAGAAGGTCGTCCCAACTGAGAGTGCAAAGAGACAACAGAGAGCAGCGCCTGCATCACAGGAAATCGACGCTGAAAAACTTAGGGAAATAGAAGCCATGATTGTAAACGAGCGGGTTGAACGGGAAGAGTTCCGAGTTGTTCAGTCTGAGCCAGCTGCACCGCCACGACGAAGGTCTCTGGTAGCCTCCAGTCAAGATCTTTCCAGAAGCGTCGAAATTTCTCCCAACGTGATAGAGGAAATCGTCGAACGCTTGAGAACGAACGAGCAGCAACATATCGCCGAGTTGCAACAACTGCAGCAACAGCAAATGGAAGAAATGAAAAGACAGCAAGAGGAACAGCAGCGACTGCACGATCAGAAACTCGAAGAGCAACAGAAGCAGCTCATGGAGCAACAGAACCAGCAACTACAGGAAACGCAACAGCTCAAGGAACAAATCCAGCAACAACAAGAACAGCAAAAGGAACTGCTTTTGCAGCTGCAGCAACAGGAAAAAGAGCGTGAATACGCCCGCGAGCAAGCCCAACAAAGAGCCAAGGAACTCGAACAGCAGAGAATGCTTGAACTGCAACATCAGCAGCTTATCCTTCAGCAGCAGGAAAAGGAACGCGAACATGCCCGAGAACTGGAGCAACAACTGGCAAAGGAGCTGGAGCAGCAGAGAATACGTGAAACTCAGCGGATTCATGAGCTCGAGATGCAGCGGGCGCGCGAAGCGGAACTTCTCAGAGCCAAGGAAGCTGAACTGCTGAGAGCGAAGGAGGCAGAGTTGTTGCGAGCGAAGGAAGCTGAGATGCTCCGAGCAATGGAAGCCGAAATGCTGAGAGCAAGAGAGGCTGATCTGTTGAGAGCCCGTGAAGTAGAGTTGCTAAAAGCGAAACCAGTCGAGCCGAAGGAAGAAGGAGAGGCAGCACCTCCAGCGGAATCAACAACCGTCACTGTTTCAGAAGCTCAAGAACCATCCAACGCAGCCAGCGAAGAACCGAAGGAAGCACAACCACCAGCAAGACCTCCACCACCGCGGATAAGTCCCCAACCTCCGATGACGCCGACCCAACAGTTCCCGTACCAGGAATACATGCCGTACTCTCTTTCGCCCCAGCCTACACCGTTCTTCTCCGGCCGAAACTATTCCGACGATGAGGGCGCAGGCCTTCCGCAGGCCCCACACAGACGCCGGCGCCAGCACCGTTCACGACGGGAATCTACCTCGGAGGAAGAGTTCCAGCGTGATCAGCGCAAACAACGCCACGGAACACGCTCGCCAGAACCGACGATTCCGGCTCTGGGCGGTCAGCTGATCCGTGCCTGCGGAAACTCGATCCGCGAAACCGGCGACGAGCTGATGACGATTCTGCGTGCCAGCAGCAAGGATGAAAACAAACGCGATCTGCACATTGCCCTCATCATCCTGATCGTCATCGTGGCCGGACTGATGGCACTCGGGATGAGTGCCGAGAGGGACGTCCATCACCACCATTGGGATTACTTCAATCCGCCCGGTAACGGACGGGCCTAA